Part of the Methylovirgula sp. 4M-Z18 genome is shown below.
ACCTTCCGGATTGATCACGTTGACGACGAAGACATCGCCGTTGCGGAATATCGGGCCGGCCGGCCGGTAGCCTTGGTCTTCCAAAAGCTGCAGCACTTGCCGCGGCCGCAGGCTCGAACTCCGTTGGTCGTCATAACGGTCATCGTTATAGCCGCGATAGACGGGCGGTCCGTAGCCGTCGTCGTACCGATAGAATTGCGCTCTCGCGGACCCCGCGCTCAAAGTGGCGAGGCCGCCGGCCAGCGCCAATATACTCAAAGAGACCCTTGCCAAGGACTGGGCCATGCCCACCTCCGAACTCACAAAATGCCCCATCGGGCGGGATCGTCTCAGATCCCGCATTTACCTTTCATGAACAAATGTGGCACTGTTGAGCCGAAGGCGCGGCGTTTATTTTGAAGACGGGAGATTTTCCCGCACGACCGCGAGAAACCGGTCGATCTCGGCGAGTGACGTCGCAAAAGAGGTGACGAGGCGCACGGCCGCCTGCCCTTGCGGCGGCGGCGTCAGGCAGCGTGCCGTCCAGGGATGGTATATCGCCCCCGCCGCTTGCAGCGCGGCATGCACGGGTGCCGGCAGCTGCGCAAACACTTCATTGGCTTGCCGCGGCCAGACCAGGCCGATGCCCGCCGCCTCCAGCCCCTCCGCCAAACGTTTGGCCGCGGCATTGGCCTTGGTGGCCAGATGCAGCCAATGGTCGTCGGCCAGATAGGCCGCCATCTGCGCCCCGAGATAACGCCCCTTGGACAGGGTGTGGCCTGCGCGTTTGCGGCGAAAAAGGAAAGCATCGGCCAAAGCCGGATCGAAAAAGATGACGGCCTCGCAGGCGAGCGCGCCATTTTTTGTGGCGCCGAAGCACAGAACGTCGACACCGGCCTTCCAGGTAATATCGGCGGGGCTGCACCCAAGCGTCATCAGGGCATTGGCGAAGCGCGCGCCATCCATATGGACTCGTAGTCCATGCGCTCTCGCAACCGCCGTCAGCGCTTGAACCTCGGCCACGTTGTAGATCGTGCCGCATTCAGTCGCCTGCGATAGGGACAGGGCGGCCGGCTGGGTGACATGGGCGAACCCGCGCGGGTGGTGGGCGATCGCCGCCTCGAGGGCCTCCGGCGTGATCTTGCCGTCAGCGCCGCCGATGGCCGCGAGCTTCGCGCCGCCGGTGAACAATTCGGGCGCGCCGCACTCGTCGGTGAAAATATGCCCATCTTCGTGGCAGAACACCGTGCCCCAGGGCGGGGTCAGCGCCGACAATGCCAGCGCATTGGCCGCCGTGCCAGTCGACACCAAAAAGACCTTCACATCCCGCGCAAAGATATCCTTCAGCAGGTCTTCCGCTCTCTTTGTATAGGAATCCGCCCCGTAAGCGGCCGCCGTACCGGAATTTGCCTCGATCAGGGCGTCCAAAATCTTGCGGCTCGCCCCTGCCGCATTGTCACTCGCAAAGTCCATGCCCTGTCGGCCTCTAAAAATCAGATTCGTTGCTGCCGTGACTGTCGCTTGTTCGAACGCGAACGGCAAGTGCGGCGCTGCGGCAGGCCGCTTGGCGCAATACTTGCTACACATTTGCTTCAAGGGCTTTTCATATGTTGCGCAGCGGGCGAAAGAAACATAACAAACTACCCAGATTGGATTAGATGGCGCTTGTGTGCGGTATCTAAATCTGTCATGGTGGCGCGCTCTTAATAGGACAGCGTTGCTGACCATTTAGAAAAACAAAACGAGGCGGTCGGCCTTACGATCCGACCGGTCTGGAGAGAGACAATGGCACTGACGGACGGCACGGGATTGTCGAGGACCATGGGCTTGGAGACGGAGGCGCGAAAAACGCGAAAAGCCGCCGCCGCAACCCTGACGTCTTCCCCCGTTTCCGGAGCCCGCACCATGAATCACCAGTCCGTCGTCGTCGATCCGCTTTTCCCCCTCGAACAGGGGCTCTACCACCCGCGCAACGAGCATGATTCCTGCGGCGTCGGCTTCGTCGCTGACATGCACAACCGCAAGACCCATGACATCGTCGACATGGGCCTGAAGATTCTGCTCAATCTCGACCACCGCGGCGCGGTCGGGGCCGACCCGAAGCTGGGCGACGGCTGCGGCATCCTCACCCAAATTCCGCACCAATTCTTTGCCGAGGAATGCGCCAAGCTCGGCTTCACCCTGCCCGAGGCCGGCCATTACGGCATCGGCCAGTTCTTCATGCCGCGCGATGCGGAGAGCCGTGTTCAGGTCGAGGCAATCGTAGCCAAGATGCTGGAGGAGGAGGGCCTCACCCTGCTTGGCTGGCGCGACGTGCCGGTCGACAACACGGATCTTGGCGATGCCGTGAAGGTGGTCGAGCCGGTGCATCGCCAGGTTTTCGCCGGCTGGGGCGTCGACGTGACCAGTGAGGACGATTTCGAGCGCCGGCTCTATGTCGCGCGCAAGGCCGCCTCCAACGCGGTCTATGCCGCGGTGTCGCCGCGCGAGATGGCCGAATATTATCCGGTCTCCATGTCGGCCCGCACCATTGTCTATAAGGGCATGGTGCTGGTGAGCCAGCTTGGCGCCTATTACCGCGATCTCACCGATCCGCGGTTCGTCTCCGCCCTCGCGCTCGTCCACCAGCGTTTCGCCACCAACACGTTCCCCTCCTGGCGCCTCGCCCATCCCTATCGGATGGTGGCGCACAATGGCGAAATCAACACGCTCCGGGGCAACGTCAACTGGATGGCGGCGCGCCAGGCGTCGGTCGATTCCAAGCTCTTCGAGAACAATATCTCGAAGCTCTGGCCGATCTCCTATGAGGGCCAGTCGGACACAGCTTGCTTCGACAACGCGCTCGAATTTCTCGTGCAGGGCGGCTATTCGCTGAGCCACGCGATGATGATGCTGATCCCCGAAGCGTGGGCCGGCAATCCGCTGATGGACGAAGAGCGCCGCGCCTTCTACGAATATCACGCCTCGATGATGGAGCCGTGGGACGGCCCGGCCGCCGTTGCCTTCACCGACGGCCGACAGATCGGCGCGACGCTCGACCGCAACGGTCTCCGGCCCGCCCGCTATCTCGTGACCGACGATGGCCTCGTGGTGATGGCGTCCGAAATGGGCGTGCTGCCGATCCCGCAAGACAAGATCGTGGCGAAGTGGCGCCTGCAGCCCGGCAAGATGCTGCTCGTCGATCTGGAAAAGGGCTGCATCGTCTCCGACCAGGAGATCAAGCAGGAACTCTCGACGTCCAATCCCTATCGCGAATGGGTGAAGCAGACCCAGATCGTGCTGGAGGATTTGAAGCCCGTGGAGCCGCGTGCCGCGCGCACCGACGTTTCGCTGCTCGACCGTCAGCAGACCTTCGGCTACACCCAGGAAGACGTTGCGATGCTGCTCGCGCCCATGGCGGTGACGGGCCAGGAAGCGGTCGGCTCGATGGGTACCGATACGCCGATCGCCGCGATGTCGGACAAGTCGAAGCTGCTGTACAATTACTTCAAGCAGAATTTCGCGCAGGTGACGAACCCGCCGATCGACCCGATCCGCGAGGAGCTGGTGATGAGCCTCGTCTCCTTCATCGGCCCGCGCCCGAATCTGTTCGATCTTGAAGGCAATGCGCGCCGTAAGCGGCTCGAAGTGCGCCAGCCGATCCTGACCAACGAGGATCTGGAGAAGATCCGCTGCATCGGCCATTTCGAGGATTCCTTCGACACCAAGACCCTCGACATCACCTATCCGGCGACGCGCGGCGCCGCCGGTATGGAGGATGCGCTCCTGCGCCTGTGCGACCGCGCGGAAGCGGCCGTGCATGGTCGCTACAACATCATCATCCTGTCGGATCGTCTCGTCGGGCCGGACCGCATTCCGATCCCGGCGCTGCTCGCGACCGCCGCGGTGCATCACCATCTGATCCGCAAGGGTCTGCGCACCTCGGTCGGCCTCGTCATCGAGACCGGCGAAGCGCGCGAGGTGCATCATTTCGCCTGCCTCGCCGGCTATGGCGCCGAGGCGATCAATCCCTATCTCGCCTTCGAGACGCTGACCGCGATGAAGGACGAATTGCCTGAGGAAGTCGACGCCTATGAAGTCGTCAAGCGCTTCATAAAGTCGGTCGACAAGGGCATTTTGAAGGTCATGTCCAAGATGGGCATTTCGACCTACCAATCCTATTGCGGCGCGCAGATCTTCGACGCGATCGGATTGCAGAGGTCCTTCATCGACACGTATTTCTTCGGCACGGCGACGACGATCG
Proteins encoded:
- a CDS encoding threonine aldolase family protein: MDFASDNAAGASRKILDALIEANSGTAAAYGADSYTKRAEDLLKDIFARDVKVFLVSTGTAANALALSALTPPWGTVFCHEDGHIFTDECGAPELFTGGAKLAAIGGADGKITPEALEAAIAHHPRGFAHVTQPAALSLSQATECGTIYNVAEVQALTAVARAHGLRVHMDGARFANALMTLGCSPADITWKAGVDVLCFGATKNGALACEAVIFFDPALADAFLFRRKRAGHTLSKGRYLGAQMAAYLADDHWLHLATKANAAAKRLAEGLEAAGIGLVWPRQANEVFAQLPAPVHAALQAAGAIYHPWTARCLTPPPQGQAAVRLVTSFATSLAEIDRFLAVVRENLPSSK
- the gltB gene encoding glutamate synthase large subunit, whose translation is MNHQSVVVDPLFPLEQGLYHPRNEHDSCGVGFVADMHNRKTHDIVDMGLKILLNLDHRGAVGADPKLGDGCGILTQIPHQFFAEECAKLGFTLPEAGHYGIGQFFMPRDAESRVQVEAIVAKMLEEEGLTLLGWRDVPVDNTDLGDAVKVVEPVHRQVFAGWGVDVTSEDDFERRLYVARKAASNAVYAAVSPREMAEYYPVSMSARTIVYKGMVLVSQLGAYYRDLTDPRFVSALALVHQRFATNTFPSWRLAHPYRMVAHNGEINTLRGNVNWMAARQASVDSKLFENNISKLWPISYEGQSDTACFDNALEFLVQGGYSLSHAMMMLIPEAWAGNPLMDEERRAFYEYHASMMEPWDGPAAVAFTDGRQIGATLDRNGLRPARYLVTDDGLVVMASEMGVLPIPQDKIVAKWRLQPGKMLLVDLEKGCIVSDQEIKQELSTSNPYREWVKQTQIVLEDLKPVEPRAARTDVSLLDRQQTFGYTQEDVAMLLAPMAVTGQEAVGSMGTDTPIAAMSDKSKLLYNYFKQNFAQVTNPPIDPIREELVMSLVSFIGPRPNLFDLEGNARRKRLEVRQPILTNEDLEKIRCIGHFEDSFDTKTLDITYPATRGAAGMEDALLRLCDRAEAAVHGRYNIIILSDRLVGPDRIPIPALLATAAVHHHLIRKGLRTSVGLVIETGEAREVHHFACLAGYGAEAINPYLAFETLTAMKDELPEEVDAYEVVKRFIKSVDKGILKVMSKMGISTYQSYCGAQIFDAIGLQRSFIDTYFFGTATTIEGAGLIEIAEETVRRHTEAFGDSPVLRSSLDVGGDYAYRIRGEAHAWSAQSVSLLQHAVRGNALDKYRAYAKQLNEQDERLLTIRGLFRVRSAEEEGRRPVPLNEVEPAASIVKRFATGAMSYGSISREAHTTLAIAMNRIGGKSNTGEGGEESDRYTPMANGDSMRSAIKQVASGRFGVTTEYLVNSDMMQIKMAQGAKPGEGGQLPGHKVDAVIAKVRHSTQGVGLISPPPHHDIYSIEDLAQLIYDLKNVNPRADVSVKLVSEVGVGTVAAGVSKGRADHVTISGYEGGTGASPLTSIKHAGSPWEIGLAETHQTLVLNRLRTRIAVQVDGGIRTGRDVVIGALLGADEFGFATAPLIAAGCIMMRKCHLNTCPVGVATQDPVLRKRFLGQPEHVINFFFFVAEEVREIMASLGYRKFDEMVGQMQMLDKAKVIDHWKAKGLDFSKLFHKPEAAEGVGIFHSESQNHNLDAVLDRKLIAASAPALETGAKVRIETPVRNVDRTTGAMLSGEVARKYGHKGLPDDTVHVKLTGTAGQSFGAWLARGVTLELEGEANDYVGKGLSGGRIVVYPSKDATQITPEASIIVGNTVMYGAIAGEAYFRGVAGERFAVRNSGAIAVVEGTGDHGCEYMTGGIVVVIGQTGRNFAAGMSGGIAYVLDEDNTFAKRCNLSMVDLEPVEAEEELNLRIHHHGGDLEGHGRVDVGGDMSRHDAERLHQLITNHAHYTGSERAKTILNHWNEYLPKFRKVMPVEYRRALAELAAANDDRQLAVAGE